GCTTGTTGGTATCCCCGAAGCCACTCATCTCGAGCACGGCTCCAAAGCCCAGTCCGATCAGGATGTACACCAGATTGTTGATCGCCGATCCGAAGATCGACTCGAGAGGAAAGGGTGCCATGAGGCCTCCGGATGTCAGTTCCAGGCTTTGCGGAAGAACCAGGCCAGCAGATAGCCACCGGCGAACACGGCCAGCATGAAGGCCCAGCTGCCCACGCTGAGCACGGCTCCGCCACTGAGGGCCTGGCCCGAGGTGCAGCCCCTCGCGAAGCGGGCTCCGTAGCCCATCAGCACACCGCCCGCCAGGGCCAGCATCCAGCGTGTGCGCACGCCGATCCGCGGACCGCGGCGGGTTTCCCAGCGCAGACGGCGGTTGAGCCAGCCCGAGAGGAAACCGCCCAGCAGGGTACCCACCGTGATCCAGACGATGGAATTGTCCAGGGCGTTCTTCTCCCCCCCGGCCATGCTCAGCAGGTAGGGCGTGCGGTCCACATGGGCGGGCACGATCAGGTCCTGCACGAAGACCAGAATGCGGTTGAGGCCGCCCGATGCCCCCA
This window of the Candidatus Delongbacteria bacterium genome carries:
- a CDS encoding YeeE/YedE family protein, whose translation is MSAPTSGRTGPRPYLNPYLGGTLLGLVLFGAVYITGGGLGASGGLNRILVFVQDLIVPAHVDRTPYLLSMAGGEKNALDNSIVWITVGTLLGGFLSGWLNRRLRWETRRGPRIGVRTRWMLALAGGVLMGYGARFARGCTSGQALSGGAVLSVGSWAFMLAVFAGGYLLAWFFRKAWN